In the genome of Neodiprion fabricii isolate iyNeoFabr1 chromosome 4, iyNeoFabr1.1, whole genome shotgun sequence, the window ATTAAACATTAAACTACCTTCGTAGAAAATTTCCCGTTCGAAAAATTAAGCGGTAGATTTCTCTACAACGAAAAGAAAGGCAACACTGTAGAGCAAATGCAAAGCACTTAAGGGCATAACGAATTGGTACAGAAAAATTTACGCGTACAGGTCGACATCATTGGTGctcgaaaaatgatttaacCGCAAGTCTCGGAATTATCAACACACAATATTAGAATACCGTTATCGTAATTAGAAAATTAATGAACTGACCTTAATAGCTTTGTCCGCGCTTTCGGCAGACGCATATTTTGCGTATCCGCAATTTTTTCCAGGAAGCATATACACATCTATCAAGTTCCCAAATCTACAAAAAGCATCTTTCATAGCATAAATTGGAGGCACAGGTGGTCCACACACAATAAAACATCTCTTAGCAATTTCTGCATCAATACTAGCCATTGGCTCAACGGGTGGAAGTTTTATATTCACTGTATGTTCCAAACCTGTAACCAACGGACCAACACCTGTTTCGTGCGATAAAATTCGTATTAAAAACAATGCTTTGACACTTGGCAACTTAAACTAATCTTAATATAGAAAATGTAAGGTAAAACGTCTACAGACTGTCGACTTTGATCTCACATCACATGCTCATTCTCAATGAAACTTAGGCCCATTCAAAATGTGGCGTATTTTTTGCTAGacactaattttcaaaatttgaaccaATAATAATCACATAAATGCTAATGAAAAAGGAGCAATTTTACAAAGTTACTGTTAGTTTCTGATATCAAGTATTTTGAATGTGAAATTAGTTTGATATTCTGGGATTCATACTTACTTGGTGCCGTAAGACCAGCAGCTTGAATCAATGATGTAGCTTGGGCAATAGTTTCAGCCAAGTGAGCTAAATCTGTTCTTGTGCCAGCTATACCAGATGAATTGGAGGTGCCAGGTTTAGCTGTACTTCTCTGAGGACTTCCGCCAGTCACATCAGGTTTTACAATCATTCTGTGACCGGGAGGATATTCGAAACCGTGAAACTTTTCCCTAGCGTAAGCAGCAGCACTGGAATTTGAGTAAACCACCGTCGCTTGCCCTCGCGGCATTCGATATCTCATGTCCATTTTCAAATGACAGTAATCTAAGCCAGGAACAATGTCAAAAAGTCTCCAAAGCTGGTCTTGATTCAAGGCCGGATGTGCTATGACCTGTAATCGAGTATAACCATCTGCATTCGGATAATTAGTTGCAATCTCCAGGCTGATGCTACTTTTGCCAAAATTACTAGTGCCGTATCCTCCTCCATGGCTATCATAATTTGTAGAGATACCATTGTTATATTTTAAATCGCTATGATCCGGTTTGGGCTTCTTTGGCTCAGCAAAGACAGCTTTGTACTTTCTGTCACACTCTTCGAATGCTTTAGCTGCACTTGATACCTTTCTGAATTTGACATAGCCGAAACCTTTCGATTCATTTGTAATCCTGTCCTTGACTACCGTTACGTAATCAATAGGAccaaatttagaaaattccTGCTGCAGTTCTCCATCAGTCATTGACTTTGGTAGCACACAAAACAAACGTACCCACCTCTCCTCCTCGTTTGTTTCTCTGACAGATCCTTGGTCTcgactgaaaatatattatgcaaaactttatttcactttatcttattcaaaatattattacagcTGGATAGGAAATATTTATCCCATTATTCATCTCGTACACTTCACGATGACTTGTACAACAATATTTTCAgagtacaataaaattttcacatgttAAAATTCACTTCGTACAGATTCAACTTACAGCATTCTTACAAATGTTCAATAT includes:
- the LOC124179430 gene encoding RNA-binding protein 45 translates to MADHRDREAYYSQSDPRSKNDDPPNSRLFVICHKSLEEDDLRKAFEKFGKIEDIWVVKDRNTGENKGVTYIKFSKTSEAAFALEEMNGKMLGSVGRPIKVMIASNRDQGSVRETNEEERWVRLFCVLPKSMTDGELQQEFSKFGPIDYVTVVKDRITNESKGFGYVKFRKVSSAAKAFEECDRKYKAVFAEPKKPKPDHSDLKYNNGISTNYDSHGGGYGTSNFGKSSISLEIATNYPNADGYTRLQVIAHPALNQDQLWRLFDIVPGLDYCHLKMDMRYRMPRGQATVVYSNSSAAAYAREKFHGFEYPPGHRMIVKPDVTGGSPQRSTAKPGTSNSSGIAGTRTDLAHLAETIAQATSLIQAAGLTAPSVGPLVTGLEHTVNIKLPPVEPMASIDAEIAKRCFIVCGPPVPPIYAMKDAFCRFGNLIDVYMLPGKNCGYAKYASAESADKAIKTLHGQEICGSRLKVLEAEERNVGDDRRKRLRMDEDEN